CATGCATCAACACGTGTGGGCGAAGTGCAAATATGCCACACGTGTGGACGTTATTATTTGGGTAAAATTTTGTTAGGACCAATCCACGGAAGGTCCAATGATTTGACAAGGATTCAGCCGTATACGAACACGCGATAATCCTACATCTACATAACACGCTACGGAGACTTACGAAAGCTTCCTAACTAAATATctctgccctccccccccccccccttaacggGGTACCTAGGTCTAGCATTACTCATGAACACGTAGGACGACGCAGGTTTAGAGCAATATCCATCGCCATTGGCACGACACTCGTTCGAACGGATACTCGCCTCATTTAGATCTCCCCAGGTCTAGCATTACATTGACTTCATCGCATTGTCAAAAAAATCAAGATCGATAAAAGTCTAACATTTTCCATACCCCTACAGGTACTTCAAAGAAAGATAATAGGGATATTGACATGCTAGTTCTTCCAGCAGCTTAGTTTCTTTTCAAACCGACCCTCAAGGAATTTCCACTCCTTGTTTGACAGCTTGCGATGGTGGATTGAAATTGGATTGAAATTCCTAGGTAGGTGAAAGGTAAAGAACTTATTTCACAATCAAATGGTTGTTTATAtgcatcttgttcctctttggccCTTCCAAAGAAGAAAAATTCGCTCTtgtgaaaaataatttttagcccTGACAATTGTTCAAAAAGACAAAGCACTAGTTTCATATTTCTATGCTTTGTGATATCATGTTCCATGAAAATAATTGTATCATCGGCGTATTGAAGTATGGAGACCCTGTCATCAAAGATGAGGAACGAGCCCTCCTACTCGGCCATTTTCTTTGGCTCTGCCGACAAGTATTGTCAACATATCAGCGACTATGTTGAACAATATAGGAGACATCGGATCTCTTTGTCTTAAGTCCTTATGTGTCTGAAAATAATGACCTATATCATCATTAACCTTAATCCCAATACTATCTTTTTGGATGAAAGAATTCACCTGTTTCCTTCAGGGCCATTTGACCTTagtacgctttctcaaaatccaccttGAAGATTACTTCATCTAATTTCTTCGAATGGATTCCATGTAAGGTTTCTTGTAAGAAAACGACTCCCTTGAGGATATGTCTCCCCGGCGTAAAGGCGGTCTGACTTAGCTGTACCACCGAATGTAATGTTTCCTGTGTAAGAAGTTGAACCCTTTCATTTCCTTTCACGGCTAATCTGAACCTACACCCAAAGTTGGACGCTCAGATTGAAAGTTAAACGGAACAGTTTTATTCATGACGAACTCAGCCAGATGTGTGAATCTTTTTGCACGTCAGGCGTCGAGTCTTGTGATGATCATCGGTAGCCCGTACTTTGGCCGCAGCGTGATCACGTCGGTGGGCGCGTGCACATAGCTCGGGGAGAGCGACAGCGCAAACCTCCGGAGGATGACGGCGACCTCGGCCTTGGCCTGGACCATGGCGAAGTTCTGCCCGATGCACGTCCTGGGGCCCATGGAGAAGGACAAGAGCGCGTTGGCGTGGCtcgcggcggcgccgccgccgccggcgtcgaaCCTCATCGGGTTGAACTCGTCGGCGTCCTCGCCCCACACCTCCCTGTCCCGGTGCATCGTCGCGATCGGGATGGTCAGGAGCGCGTCCCTCGGCACGGTGACGCCGCCGAGCTCCACCTCCGACCTCGTCCTCCTCCGGATGAGCGGCACCGGGCTGTACAGCCGCAGCGTCTCCAGCAGGAACAGGTTCACCAGCCTCAGCCTGCTGAGCGTGTCGTAGGTGGGGACCTGATGATCCCCGCCGCACTCCCGCAGCACCTCCTCCCTGAGCTTCCGCTGCCACTCCGGGTGCGTGCCCAGTAGGAACATGGTCCAGTTGAGCATGTGCAGGCTCGTCTCCTGCCCGGCGAAGAAGAAGGTCTTGCACTCGTCGATGATCTCGTCCATGCTCAGCAGCGGCGCCTGCCCCTGCTCCGGCGCGCACGCCTCCAGCATCAGCCCCAGCAGGTCGCTCCCATAGCCGTCCGTGTCCTTGGCTGCGAGCCTGTTCTCGATGATCTCCACCAGCGTGCTCCGCATCATCTTGTTCAGCTTCCACAGCCTCATGTTCTTCTTGGTTGGCACGAACCTGGGGAACAAATCAACGTGGGACGCCACAGTTCAGTGTATCTCTGAAACCACATCCGGAACGTGCAGTGCTATGGTTGATCTGATCAGTGGTGCACCTGAATCCTGGAATGTAGTCGGTCCAGAGGGTGGAGAAGGCGATTAACTGGATCTCATTCAGCGCCAGGAAGATCTTCCGGCCCTCTCTGTAGCTGCTCCCGAAGGCGGTGCGCGAGATCacatccgcggtgagctcctcgaACTGGCTAGTCAGCTCGATCTCCTGGCAATCTTTCTTCCCATGACTGGCCAACTGCGCCTCCCACCGGGACGCCATCGACAGCACGCAGTCCACCATTGTCGACGTCATCACCTATATATCAAAGGTACGTAGCAACAGGCTCGCAAAACCAGCACACCACCAAGCAAGCACACTGCTAATTAAAAGGAGTGCCTAAGATGATGTACGTACGTACCTTGAGCTTGTCCACGTTGAAGGCCGGGTGCAGGACCTTCTTGTGGCGGTGCCAGACGTCGCCGTCGGTCATGACGAGGCCCTTGCCCACCAGCCGGACGATGGGGTTCATCCAGTTCTTGGGGAACAGCCCCGTCCGGTCCGACAGCAGCTGCTTCGCCATGCCCAGGTCGGCCACGCACATGTTGGGCGTCGACCCGAACCAGTAGAGGAACACGCGCCCTGCACGCACGCGCTGGCCGCTTTCAAAACACTACGACACTTCAGCTTAGCTACTTCGGGTTCGGAAGCTAACTGTGTTACCGTAGAGCGGGATCCATTGGCGGAACTGGGGCTGGGAGATGGGGATGAAGTCGTGGGAGGAGACGTCGAGCACGAGGCCGGCGCCGGCCGCGCGGAGCCGCCGGATGTCGCCGAGGTTCCCGACGAAGAACCTGTACCCCGGCCCGCGCACGCCCTGCCGCGCCAGCCTCCCGGCGATGGCGCGCGGCCTCCACACGAGGCGCACCAGCGCGTTGAACAGGCACGAGGCCAGCACGGCCGACGCCAGCGCCGCCCAGACCGTCCAAGCGGTGGCGACCGTGGCCATGGTCATCACCTCACCTCAATAAGCTGGGCGCAGCTGCTGCATGCGTGTCTGCCGAGTGCGCGTACACCTTGGAGGTTAAGTAGGTGCAGTTGTGGTGAAATTCCGATGGATAGGCGCATAGAGAATTCCGGTAACAAGTTGGACACTAGACGGTGGTATGATTGTCCTCTGCGCGTTTTCGTAAATGTAGACGTAATGCGATCTCATGACTGATTAGATTATGGTTCTCGGATTGAGACCCGTGGCTTCATGGTGACGTGATCGATGGGACACGAGCTTCATGAACAAACTCGTTTCCAAACTGCCAGACTTCCAACAAGCCCAACAGGACAAATGAGGTGCGGCCGGTGTGCCGGGAGAACTTCCTCCGAAATTCCTCCGGATCTGACCCTGCTTGTCTTGTGAGAACTACTAGGCAGTCTTCTCCTGTCTTGGGCGAAAAAGATCCGGTCTTCTGTTAAAAAACACAAAACACTCGGTCTGACGCACAGTAAGACCGGGCTCCTGTAGCGAATTCGGAAGTGTACTATAGCAACCACACCACTGTAGCCCCCCTTTAAAAATGTGAACGTTTTTTACGCGACTATTTTTGTAAAATCATGATATTTTCTTTAAATGCGAATGTTTTTTAAAATTTCTAAACCTTCtagaaaatgcaaacatttttttgaattttgcgaAGGTTCTCTTGAAAACGTGAATATTTTCCCAAAATTTGAAAGTTTTCTGAAATAGCAAACAAACTTtgaaaaacatgaatatttttaaattcttAGTGATTTTAGAAACCATGAAAAAATTTCTAATTTGCAAACATGTTCTGAAACCGCAAATTCTAAACAATTTTTAATTACGGAAACATTTTTCAATTTTAAGGAAACATTTTGAAAAATGGAAGAATTACAAAAAATACATTTTTAAATAAAAATTTCAAATAGgaaacatttttattttttattagttCTAAAATTATGTTTTtttctagaaataaaataaaattttgaaaataCAAAAACgggaagaaaagaaaaaaccaaaaaggataagaaaaacccataaaaatgaaacaaaaaaataaataaaaatggttTATGAACCTTCCAAAATGGGTCGGCCCACTTGAGCATCATTTATCGATTgcgatctttgtctcaaaaaaaattatCGATTGCGATCCTTAACAGTCCTAAAAATGATGAAGTCCTGGTAATTGTAATCAGCTTAGAAAAATCAACACTCAAAATATAATGAGAGATAAATGAGTTATTTTGTTAAAAAAAGTGGCAATAGCATTTATTTTAGAACACATGCACCTACCATTGAACACCGCGTACCATTattacttgtgtgcgatttaaggAAGATTTTCCAATGTGGAGAAGTAGGAGTGAGTTGTATGGATCTGTTCCCTCCTGCATGTCAGGATTGATAAGAAAGAATTGCAATTTTGGTTTATCTATAGATAGTGACTATGTTTTGGGGAAATAAAGGTGGTTGATGGTAAGAAAAATCAAGAACTTATGAATAAAACACTTTATTATTTATATTTACAAATAGGAAACATTATACATTGATAATTTTACAATCTTATCTAGTGCGCAACATAAACTAAAATCCAGTCAAATAATACAAAAAACCTTGTGTTATACTTAACACCATACACCTTTTTCTACATCTCTAGGCTCTTGATGATCATGGGGAGCCCGTACATAGGCCGCAGCGTGATCACATCCATGGGGGCATGGACATACTTCGGTGATAGGGAGAATGAGAACATCTAAATAATCACGGCGATCACAGTCTTGGCCTCGATCATTGCAAAGTTCTGCCCTATGCACGACCTCGGCCCACTGGAGAAAGACAACAAGGCATTGGGGTGCTTTCCGGCCCTAGTCACTCCATTCTCGAACCTCATAGGCTTGAATTCGTTGGCATCTTCTCCCCATACCTCCTTGTCATGATGTATCGTCGCGATGGGGATCGTTAGGACCATGCCCTCAGGCACTTTGATGCCACCAACCTCAAGATCCGAACCCGCCTTCCTCTGAATGAGCGACACAGGGGCGTATAACCTCAGAGTTTCTAGTAGGAACATGTTGACCAAGTGCAGTTTGTTGAGCATGTCACCGGTAGGAACCTCACTACCACACTCTCGTAGGACCTCCTCCCTGAGTTTCTCCTGCCAATCTAGACACTTTATTATTTACACTCACAAATAGGATACATTATACATCGATAATTTTACAAGCTTATCTAGTGCATAACATATACTAAAATCCAGTCAAATAATACAAAGTTGTGTTATACTTAACACCATACACATTTTCTACATCTCTAGGGTCTTGAGGATCATGGGAAGCCCAAACTTGGGCCGCAACGTGATCACGTCCATTGGGGCATGGACATACTTAGGTGATAGGGAAAATGAAAATCTCTGAAGAATCACGGCAATCACAGCCTTGGCCTCTATCATTGCAAAGTTCTGCCCAATGCATGACCTCGGCCCACTGGAGAAAGACAACAAGGCATTGGGGTGCTTTCCGGCCCTCGTCACTCCATTCTCGAACCTTATAGGCTTGAATTCGTTGGCATCTTCTCCCCATACCTCCTTGTCACGATGGATCATCGCGATGGGGATCGTCAAAACCGTGCCCTCAGGCACTTTGATGCCACCAACCTCAAGATCCGAACCCGCCTTCCTCTGAATGAGCGACACAGGGGCGTATAACCTGAGAGTTTCCAGTAGGAACATGTTAACCAAGTGCAGTTTGTTGAGCATGTCACCGGTGGGAACCTCACTGCCACACTCTCTTAGCACCTCCTCCCTGAGCTTCTCCTGCCACTCGGGGTGCGTGCTCAGCAAGAACATGGTCCATGTGAGCAGGTGCGAGCTGGTGTCATGCCCGGCAAAGAAGAAGGTCTTGCACTCATCTATGATCTCGTCCATACTCAAAATCGGATTATGGCCACCCTCTGCCGCGCACGCCTCTAACATAAGCCCAAGCAGGTCGTTGCCGTAGCCCATGGTGTCTTTGGTGGCAAGACGGGTTTTGATGATGTTCATCAGCATGGTCCTCACCTCCTTGTCAAGCTTCCATATCCTGAGGTTCTTTTCGGTTGGAAGGTACCTGATTAATTCCACAAACATAGATTAATTTCTGCTGTGTGTTGAGTTAAATTAAACCGACAACGgtacaagaagaagaacaagatgcatTTACCTTAATGCTGGGATTTGCACGTTGAATACGGTGGAGAAGGCAAGGAACTGGAGCTCCTTCTGCGCGAGGAAAACCT
The window above is part of the Triticum aestivum cultivar Chinese Spring chromosome 2A, IWGSC CS RefSeq v2.1, whole genome shotgun sequence genome. Proteins encoded here:
- the LOC123191568 gene encoding cytochrome P450 709B2-like, with the translated sequence MATVATAWTVWAALASAVLASCLFNALVRLVWRPRAIAGRLARQGVRGPGYRFFVGNLGDIRRLRAAGAGLVLDVSSHDFIPISQPQFRQWIPLYGRVFLYWFGSTPNMCVADLGMAKQLLSDRTGLFPKNWMNPIVRLVGKGLVMTDGDVWHRHKKVLHPAFNVDKLKVMTSTMVDCVLSMASRWEAQLASHGKKDCQEIELTSQFEELTADVISRTAFGSSYREGRKIFLALNEIQLIAFSTLWTDYIPGFRFVPTKKNMRLWKLNKMMRSTLVEIIENRLAAKDTDGYGSDLLGLMLEACAPEQGQAPLLSMDEIIDECKTFFFAGQETSLHMLNWTMFLLGTHPEWQRKLREEVLRECGGDHQVPTYDTLSRLRLVNLFLLETLRLYSPVPLIRRRTRSEVELGGVTVPRDALLTIPIATMHRDREVWGEDADEFNPMRFDAGGGGAAASHANALLSFSMGPRTCIGQNFAMVQAKAEVAVILRRFALSLSPSYVHAPTDVITLRPKYGLPMIITRLDA
- the LOC123187826 gene encoding cytochrome P450 709B2, with translation MGLVWMVAAAVAAVLASWAFNALVYLVWRPRAITRQLRAQGVGGPGYRFLAGNLAEIKRLRADTAGAALDVGNHDFVPMVQPHFHKWIPIHGRTFLYWFGARPSLCMADVNMVKQVLSDRGRLYPKNLGNPHIARLLGKGLVLTDGDDWKRHRKVVHPAFNMDKLKMMTVTMSDCAGSMMSEWTAKMEKGGSVEIELSHQFEELTADVISHTAFGSSYEQGKKVFLAQKELQFLAFSTVFNVQIPALRYLPTEKNLRIWKLDKEVRTMLMNIIKTRLATKDTMGYGNDLLGLMLEACAAEGGHNPILSMDEIIDECKTFFFAGHDTSSHLLTWTMFLLSTHPEWQEKLREEVLRECGSEVPTGDMLNKLHLVNMFLLETLRLYAPVSLIQRKAGSDLEVGGIKVPEGTVLTIPIAMIHRDKEVWGEDANEFKPIRFENGVTRAGKHPNALLSFSSGPRSCIGQNFAMIEAKAVIAVILQRFSFSLSPKYVHAPMDVITLRPKFGLPMILKTLEM